The Ignavibacteria bacterium genome window below encodes:
- a CDS encoding YihY/virulence factor BrkB family protein produces MKFSLVWNVIKETFSKWSDDKAPKLAASLSFYTIFSIAPMLLLIIAIAGFVFGNDAAQGRIVGQLQSFVGRESAVLIQNAITKSSNIQSGIIATVIGVVTLLLGASGVFLELQDSLNMIWKVRRKPDKALVAFLKSRLISFSLIIAVGFLLMLSLIISTVISALSDFIERYISIPAFVLSLTDFVISLIIMVVLFSMIYRILPDVKLSWKDVRIGGIITSLLFILGKYLISLYLGRSSVSSTFGAAGSLAIFIIWIYYTAQILFLGAEFTYVYAVKFGSGIVPK; encoded by the coding sequence ATGAAATTTAGTCTCGTCTGGAATGTTATCAAGGAAACCTTCAGCAAGTGGAGTGATGATAAGGCACCCAAGCTTGCCGCCTCACTTTCGTTTTACACGATATTCTCAATTGCGCCTATGCTCCTTTTAATAATTGCAATAGCCGGCTTTGTTTTTGGAAACGATGCCGCACAGGGAAGGATTGTCGGGCAGCTTCAGTCTTTTGTAGGAAGAGAAAGCGCAGTTTTAATCCAGAATGCAATTACGAAGTCGAGCAACATTCAGTCAGGAATAATTGCAACGGTTATAGGAGTTGTTACACTGCTTCTGGGTGCTTCGGGCGTTTTCCTGGAGCTTCAGGATTCGCTTAATATGATCTGGAAGGTAAGACGCAAGCCGGACAAAGCACTCGTAGCATTCCTTAAAAGCCGTTTAATTTCCTTTTCGCTCATTATTGCAGTGGGCTTTTTGCTGATGCTTTCGCTTATAATAAGTACCGTAATCTCTGCACTCAGCGACTTTATTGAGCGCTATATTTCAATTCCCGCCTTTGTCCTTAGCCTGACGGATTTTGTCATTTCACTCATAATTATGGTTGTGCTTTTCTCAATGATTTACAGGATATTGCCCGACGTTAAACTCTCATGGAAAGACGTAAGAATTGGGGGAATAATTACATCTCTCCTGTTCATACTGGGTAAATACCTGATCAGCCTGTATCTGGGCAGAAGCAGCGTCAGTTCGACTTTCGGGGCTGCCGGATCGCTTGCAATATTTATCATCTGGATTTACTACACTGCCCAGATACTTTTTCTTGGGGCTGAGTTTACCTATGTCTATGCCGTCAAGTTCGGCTCAGGCATAGTTCCTAAATAA
- a CDS encoding TldD/PmbA family protein translates to MLLDEHKKLAQEVIDLVKKQGGDTAVVRISYGTDKEVSVRNQKIDTLTQSNSKVLSLTLSKDKKKAAVSTSDFSEEALKNLVKDAMKIVKYTGADEFYGLPEKDELGMAEADLKMYDPNEESVTIEKRIEMAKELESLSLKYDKDLIADGASVSSSSGHFVLANSLGFCEGYRQSDCGMQSSCAIPDAVEGLNSARKQSGGWYTAANRFDQLDPVESVAEKAAKRTIMKRGARKPKTQTVPVIFENTVARGLLSFLVQAITGGNIYTKQSFLTDKLGQKIAGENVTIVEDPLIAGQVASRPFDGEGVKSKRKVVVEKGVLKTFLLDSYSARKLNMKTTGNADGVSNLYLESGKSSLEEMIKTIDNGVLITYTSGFGEILQTGDYSRGAQGLWIENGKVAYPVNEFTIASTMFDILNNIEIIGDDPIKTGSVYCPSIKVKKMTISGV, encoded by the coding sequence ATGTTACTTGATGAACATAAAAAACTGGCTCAGGAAGTCATAGATCTGGTTAAAAAACAGGGCGGGGATACGGCAGTTGTCCGTATCAGCTATGGGACGGACAAGGAGGTTTCAGTCCGCAACCAGAAGATAGACACCCTTACGCAGTCAAATTCAAAAGTGCTTTCCTTAACGCTGAGCAAGGATAAGAAAAAGGCAGCTGTAAGTACCAGCGATTTTTCCGAAGAGGCACTGAAGAACCTGGTCAAAGATGCCATGAAAATTGTAAAGTACACGGGGGCAGACGAGTTCTACGGGCTTCCTGAAAAAGATGAGCTTGGAATGGCGGAAGCGGATCTCAAAATGTATGACCCAAATGAAGAGTCCGTTACAATTGAAAAGCGTATTGAAATGGCAAAAGAGCTTGAAAGCCTTTCTCTTAAATACGACAAGGACCTTATTGCCGACGGAGCCTCTGTAAGCAGCAGCTCGGGGCATTTTGTCCTGGCAAACTCACTCGGCTTCTGCGAAGGCTACAGGCAGTCTGACTGCGGGATGCAGAGCTCCTGTGCAATCCCGGATGCCGTTGAAGGCCTAAATTCGGCAAGGAAGCAGTCGGGAGGCTGGTATACTGCAGCCAACAGATTTGACCAGTTAGACCCGGTTGAAAGTGTAGCCGAGAAGGCTGCAAAGCGTACAATTATGAAAAGGGGAGCCAGAAAGCCGAAGACTCAGACGGTTCCGGTTATCTTTGAAAACACGGTTGCCAGGGGATTACTCTCATTCCTCGTGCAGGCTATAACAGGGGGGAACATCTATACAAAGCAGTCGTTCTTAACTGACAAGCTGGGGCAGAAAATAGCAGGGGAGAACGTTACAATAGTGGAAGACCCGCTCATAGCAGGACAGGTTGCCTCGCGTCCTTTTGACGGCGAAGGGGTAAAAAGTAAGAGAAAAGTTGTCGTTGAAAAAGGGGTTCTTAAGACCTTCCTCCTGGACTCATATTCAGCCAGAAAGCTTAACATGAAGACGACAGGAAATGCTGACGGGGTGAGCAACCTTTATCTTGAAAGCGGGAAAAGCAGCCTGGAAGAGATGATAAAAACAATTGACAACGGGGTGCTTATAACCTACACTTCAGGCTTCGGTGAGATACTTCAGACGGGGGATTATTCAAGGGGAGCCCAGGGCTTGTGGATTGAAAACGGTAAGGTCGCCTACCCTGTAAATGAGTTTACAATTGCCTCAACCATGTTTGATATTCTGAATAATATTGAGATCATAGGTGACGACCCGATTAAGACAGGCTCCGTTTATTGCCCTTCCATTAAAGTTAAAAAGATGACAATAAGCGGCGTTTAA
- a CDS encoding twin-arginine translocation signal domain-containing protein, which translates to MSDNIPGISRRDFLKITGTLAVGAALVNPMLDRAFAGQAMGRTSSYEFFKTLCGLDNVTINKLLAVALSKGGDYADLYADYSINNSIFLEDRIIKSASKNISSGIGIRVLKGDQTGYAYSEDMTFESLKNAALTAANIANEAGKSFSANVTNQKVKNYYEISLPFSEVELDEKIKLLKESETAAFQKDKRITKVSANILDSERFIVVANSENVLMEDYQPLMRYNVSVIAEEEGKRQSGRMSGGGRIGMEYFKNVKSHTKLAEEAVEQALLLLTAKNAPAGPMPVVLSPGDSGILLHEAIGHPLEADFNRKGTSAYSGRVGQKVASELCTVYDGGTIPNDRGSINFDDEAVTSNKTTLIEKGILKDYMHDRISANYYKVKQTGNGRRESYKYYPIPRMTVTYLENGTTDPGEIISSIKKGVYCKTFSGGQVDISNGDFVFNPTLAFMIEEGKMTYPVKNFTLIGNGPDILTKVTMVGNDFKFSDGMWTCGKGQSVPVGVGLPTVKVSEITVGGM; encoded by the coding sequence ATGAGCGACAATATTCCGGGCATCTCCCGAAGGGATTTCCTGAAGATCACCGGTACACTGGCTGTGGGGGCGGCACTTGTAAACCCTATGCTGGACAGGGCGTTTGCCGGCCAGGCTATGGGCAGGACATCATCCTATGAGTTTTTTAAGACACTCTGCGGCCTTGATAACGTTACAATAAATAAACTCCTTGCAGTTGCCCTTTCAAAAGGGGGAGATTATGCCGACCTGTATGCCGACTACAGCATAAATAACAGCATTTTTCTTGAAGACAGGATAATTAAGAGTGCTTCAAAGAATATCTCCTCCGGCATCGGAATCAGGGTCTTAAAAGGGGACCAGACGGGCTATGCATATTCTGAAGACATGACATTTGAAAGCCTGAAGAATGCTGCTCTTACGGCTGCAAACATAGCAAATGAGGCGGGAAAAAGCTTTTCTGCCAATGTTACAAACCAGAAAGTGAAGAATTATTATGAAATAAGCCTTCCTTTCAGCGAAGTGGAGCTTGATGAGAAGATAAAACTCCTCAAGGAATCCGAAACTGCGGCTTTTCAGAAAGACAAGCGTATTACAAAGGTAAGCGCCAATATACTGGACTCTGAACGTTTTATTGTTGTAGCCAACAGCGAAAACGTCCTTATGGAAGATTATCAGCCTCTTATGCGCTATAATGTATCGGTTATTGCCGAAGAGGAAGGTAAACGCCAGTCGGGACGCATGAGCGGCGGCGGCAGAATTGGAATGGAGTATTTCAAGAATGTTAAAAGCCACACAAAGCTGGCCGAAGAAGCCGTAGAGCAGGCGCTTCTTCTTTTAACCGCAAAGAACGCCCCTGCAGGCCCTATGCCTGTAGTGCTTTCGCCCGGAGACTCAGGAATCCTCCTTCATGAGGCCATAGGACACCCCCTGGAAGCCGATTTCAACAGGAAGGGTACTTCGGCCTATTCCGGACGCGTAGGGCAGAAAGTGGCCTCGGAGCTCTGTACGGTTTACGACGGCGGCACAATTCCAAATGACCGCGGAAGCATTAACTTTGATGACGAGGCTGTGACTTCCAATAAAACAACGCTGATTGAAAAAGGAATTCTAAAAGATTACATGCACGACAGAATCAGCGCAAACTACTATAAGGTTAAGCAGACCGGAAACGGCAGAAGGGAATCCTACAAATATTACCCGATTCCCAGAATGACGGTAACATACCTTGAAAACGGCACAACAGACCCCGGGGAGATTATATCCTCAATTAAGAAAGGCGTCTACTGCAAAACCTTCTCGGGCGGACAGGTGGATATCTCAAACGGCGACTTTGTTTTCAATCCCACGCTGGCCTTTATGATCGAGGAGGGAAAGATGACTTATCCGGTTAAAAACTTTACCCTGATCGGCAACGGGCCTGACATCCTTACTAAGGTTACAATGGTCGGAAATGACTTTAAGTTTTCCGACGGCATGTGGACCTGCGGCAAGGGGCAGTCGGTTCCTGTTGGAGTCGGACTCCCGACAGTTAAGGTATCTGAAATCACAGTTGGCGGCATGTAA
- a CDS encoding Ig-like domain-containing protein, with product MAGQTGRKILKLLILPVLPLLLASCANQLAPGGGPIDRTPPEVVSVYPENGTTGFHEGYFEVNFSEYVDRRSAQDAIFISPAVEGQLEYDWSGKTLRVNFPEHLRDSLTYVVTLGTDLVDLNNRNRMAQAYSFSFSTGNKIDKGMVEGKVVTNDPSGVMLYAYENTGAEINPSKEKPKYISQAGKDGRFRLLGMAEGTYRVFAIKDEFRDFIYNVGEDLFGAPYRDITLSGKDSVFRNMDYFLSKEDTAKPRLVSAAMTDRYHILIGISEEFDSTIINAGNFYIYDSTTQKEFSPLYAFKGRAKANEMVLALKETPGGQDNIYLFAKRVSDRHGNTTKDDFVKLTVSTKPDTSAPRLLQTKPGANEGEVETSKPEFTFYFDDGFDSLQAKKGISAIDKSGNKLPVDVSFDDNASFKVKVMSELKPRLKYSIKVDLKQIMDAAGNSTDSVYTLTFTTSSGMEYTGVSGSIRPDSNMMSSNLVVVLQGVDKNRPVYKKRIGRKKDFNFNKVTPGKYQIWSFDNRDSTGVYNAGKPFPFKPSDRFTFYPDTLNLRARWPVEDVNIDFK from the coding sequence ATGGCGGGACAAACAGGCAGAAAAATACTAAAACTTCTTATCTTACCGGTACTGCCGCTTCTATTGGCAAGCTGTGCAAACCAGCTTGCACCGGGAGGTGGGCCCATAGACAGGACTCCTCCTGAAGTTGTTTCTGTATATCCGGAAAACGGTACAACAGGCTTCCATGAGGGTTACTTTGAAGTTAACTTTTCCGAGTACGTGGACAGGCGCTCAGCGCAGGATGCCATATTTATTTCTCCTGCCGTGGAAGGACAGTTGGAATATGACTGGAGCGGGAAAACCTTAAGAGTGAACTTCCCTGAACATCTCCGCGACAGCCTGACTTATGTTGTAACACTGGGAACAGATCTTGTGGACTTAAACAACAGGAACAGGATGGCGCAGGCTTATTCTTTCTCATTCTCAACAGGAAATAAAATTGACAAGGGGATGGTTGAGGGAAAAGTCGTTACTAACGACCCGTCAGGAGTAATGCTTTATGCCTATGAGAATACCGGAGCTGAAATCAACCCTTCGAAAGAAAAACCCAAGTATATCTCTCAGGCGGGCAAGGACGGCAGATTCAGGCTCCTCGGTATGGCTGAGGGCACATACAGGGTTTTTGCAATAAAAGATGAATTCCGGGATTTTATTTATAATGTAGGCGAGGACCTCTTTGGGGCGCCATACAGGGATATTACCTTATCAGGAAAAGATTCGGTTTTCAGAAACATGGATTACTTCCTTTCAAAAGAGGATACTGCAAAGCCGAGGCTCGTTTCAGCGGCAATGACGGACCGCTATCATATTCTTATCGGCATAAGCGAGGAATTCGACAGCACTATTATTAATGCTGGCAACTTCTACATTTATGACTCCACCACACAAAAAGAGTTTTCACCGCTTTATGCTTTTAAGGGACGGGCTAAAGCCAACGAAATGGTGCTTGCATTAAAAGAAACCCCGGGCGGGCAGGACAACATATACCTTTTTGCCAAAAGAGTTTCCGACAGGCACGGCAATACTACAAAGGATGATTTTGTAAAACTTACTGTCAGTACCAAACCCGACACTTCTGCCCCAAGGCTTCTGCAGACAAAGCCTGGAGCAAATGAAGGAGAGGTAGAGACATCAAAGCCTGAATTTACTTTTTATTTTGATGACGGCTTCGACTCCCTTCAGGCAAAAAAAGGGATTTCCGCAATCGACAAATCGGGCAATAAACTCCCTGTAGATGTAAGCTTTGATGATAACGCATCCTTTAAGGTGAAGGTAATGTCTGAACTGAAGCCCAGGCTGAAATATTCGATAAAAGTCGACTTAAAGCAGATTATGGATGCCGCCGGCAACAGTACAGATTCAGTTTATACGCTCACATTTACAACCAGTTCGGGCATGGAATATACCGGTGTCTCCGGCAGCATCAGGCCTGACTCAAATATGATGAGCAGCAACCTGGTTGTTGTGCTCCAGGGAGTGGATAAAAACAGGCCCGTTTATAAAAAACGCATTGGGCGGAAAAAAGACTTTAACTTTAATAAGGTCACTCCCGGCAAGTATCAGATCTGGAGTTTCGATAACAGGGACAGTACGGGAGTCTATAATGCGGGTAAACCGTTCCCGTTTAAGCCCTCCGACAGGTTTACTTTTTATCCGGATACGCTGAACCTGAGGGCGCGCTGGCCTGTTGAAGACGTAAACATCGACTTCAAATAG
- the mltG gene encoding endolytic transglycosylase MltG, producing the protein MIVALAFVITLAILINTFFSPNYYKWQSPVTFEIRHGMTLNNTLDSLYAKGIIPSKTNMRIAAIIMGGGRNLKSGRYKIPNGLSYVGLMELFTSGKREVSSLITFSEGFTIYQFAHILKDRLQQDSLEVVKLCQNRRFLDSLGIDAPSLEGYLMPDSYYFYEKTSARQVIGRLRGEFNRFFTDSLKNRLRGMKYDLREILTIASIVEGESAKASEYPVIAGVYYNRLKAGMKLQADPTVQYALLGRWRRLYNKDLLFDSRYNTYLYYGLPPGPISNPGRAAIMAALYPAKHNYLYFVADGTGGHKFSSSFSEHQKLVRAYRQWRDKQAEKY; encoded by the coding sequence ATGATAGTAGCGTTAGCTTTTGTTATTACTCTGGCAATTCTTATTAATACTTTTTTCTCGCCCAATTACTACAAGTGGCAGTCTCCTGTTACCTTTGAGATCAGGCATGGGATGACTCTGAACAACACACTGGATTCACTTTACGCCAAGGGGATAATTCCAAGCAAGACAAATATGCGGATTGCGGCAATTATCATGGGCGGGGGGAGGAACCTGAAGTCCGGTCGGTATAAGATTCCAAACGGGCTCAGCTACGTGGGCCTAATGGAACTGTTTACCTCGGGTAAAAGGGAGGTCTCTTCACTTATTACCTTCTCTGAAGGCTTTACTATTTACCAGTTTGCGCATATACTTAAAGACAGGCTCCAGCAGGACAGCCTGGAGGTCGTTAAACTCTGCCAGAACAGGCGTTTCCTGGATTCTTTGGGTATTGACGCCCCGAGCCTGGAAGGGTATTTAATGCCCGACTCCTATTATTTTTATGAAAAGACGTCTGCGCGCCAGGTAATCGGCCGCCTGAGGGGAGAGTTTAACAGGTTTTTTACAGACAGCCTGAAAAACCGCCTCAGAGGGATGAAATACGACCTGCGGGAGATCCTTACCATAGCTTCAATTGTCGAAGGGGAGTCGGCAAAAGCCTCCGAGTATCCTGTTATTGCAGGCGTTTATTATAACCGTCTTAAGGCAGGTATGAAACTGCAGGCCGATCCGACCGTTCAGTATGCACTGCTCGGGCGCTGGAGAAGGCTTTATAATAAGGATCTCTTATTTGATTCGCGCTATAATACTTATTTATATTACGGCCTGCCTCCCGGACCAATAAGCAATCCGGGCAGGGCGGCAATTATGGCGGCACTCTATCCGGCAAAGCACAATTATTTGTACTTCGTTGCCGATGGAACAGGCGGGCATAAGTTTTCTTCATCATTTTCCGAACACCAAAAATTAGTGAGAGCATACAGACAATGGCGGGACAAACAGGCAGAAAAATACTAA
- a CDS encoding chorismate mutase: MLSVKKYEDIHKLSDEEKLLLLRKCRKRIDLFDKILVYILNKRTDVAVLIGRVKISLGQPIYSPDRERDVSEKINRSNKGPLSRESLDRIYERILDESRSTQKAESSKINAK, translated from the coding sequence ATGCTTTCAGTGAAAAAGTACGAGGATATCCATAAACTTTCTGATGAAGAGAAGCTTCTTCTTCTCAGGAAATGCAGAAAAAGAATAGATTTATTTGACAAAATTTTAGTATATATACTAAACAAGCGTACCGACGTGGCTGTTTTAATAGGAAGAGTTAAAATTTCCTTAGGGCAGCCGATCTATTCGCCGGATCGCGAAAGGGATGTTTCAGAAAAAATAAACAGATCTAACAAAGGGCCGCTTTCCAGGGAATCACTGGACAGGATATACGAAAGAATCCTGGATGAGTCCAGATCTACTCAGAAAGCAGAGTCATCAAAGATTAATGCAAAATAA